The Alphaproteobacteria bacterium genome window below encodes:
- a CDS encoding tyrosine-type recombinase/integrase, translating into MKVNFTKQFLKNTKPPQKGRIYFQDAQEKGLSACITSNDIITFFVRKRINGRDERIHIGHFPELSVENARKKALAVKADVAKGIDPNEEKKRLKREITFGQMFHEFMERYSKKYKKSWEYDEREVNKFLSHFFQRKACQITKTEFLQLHEKIGHENGIYQANRLLERIRAIYNKAIEWGWQGINPTIGIKKFKEKSRQRFLRKDELPRFFRALAEEENRTTRDYILLSLLTGARKSNVLAMRWEEINFTLSEWHIKETKNGEPHVIPLTKSAIEILREREGGNESEFVFPGKGRTGHLADPKKAWNRILKRSGIVDLRIHDLRRTLGSWMGAVGAKRLPSLAKLSLIRA; encoded by the coding sequence ATGAAAGTTAATTTCACGAAACAATTTTTGAAGAATACCAAACCACCTCAAAAGGGCAGAATTTACTTCCAAGATGCTCAAGAAAAGGGCTTGTCAGCTTGTATAACTTCAAATGACATCATCACTTTTTTTGTTCGTAAGAGGATTAATGGAAGAGATGAGAGAATTCACATTGGGCACTTCCCAGAACTTTCAGTAGAGAATGCTCGCAAAAAAGCATTAGCTGTTAAAGCAGATGTTGCTAAGGGGATTGATCCCAATGAAGAGAAAAAGCGTTTAAAGAGAGAAATTACCTTTGGTCAAATGTTTCATGAGTTTATGGAGAGGTATAGCAAGAAATATAAAAAGAGTTGGGAATATGACGAGAGGGAAGTTAATAAGTTCCTGTCACATTTTTTTCAACGCAAAGCTTGCCAAATTACAAAAACAGAATTCCTTCAGCTTCATGAGAAAATAGGCCATGAAAATGGGATCTATCAAGCCAACCGACTTCTAGAAAGAATTCGTGCCATATACAACAAAGCCATTGAATGGGGGTGGCAAGGAATCAATCCGACAATCGGGATTAAAAAGTTTAAAGAAAAAAGCCGCCAAAGGTTTTTGCGAAAAGACGAACTGCCTCGTTTTTTTAGGGCTCTTGCAGAGGAAGAAAACCGAACAACCCGAGATTACATCCTTCTATCCCTTTTAACAGGGGCACGTAAAAGCAATGTTCTCGCAATGAGGTGGGAAGAAATTAATTTCACTTTGTCCGAGTGGCATATTAAAGAAACAAAAAATGGGGAGCCTCATGTTATTCCTCTTACCAAATCTGCCATCGAAATCTTGCGGGAGAGAGAAGGGGGGAATGAAAGCGAATTTGTGTTCCCAGGTAAAGGCCGAACAGGGCACCTCGCAGATCCTAAAAAAGCTTGGAATCGTATTTTAAAGCGGTCTGGAATTGTTGATCTACGCATACATGACCTCCGGCGCACCCTAGGAAGCTGGATGGGGGCAGTAGGAGCAAAACGACTGCCATCATTGGCAAAACTCTCGCTCATAAGAGCCTAG
- a CDS encoding MFS transporter, whose translation MSAKPKLDGLTTNQRQQLYRESQVQKPIDELEALNIKPWFMWVLAAMLYCYQFVLRVSPGVMVPDLMRDFSVNAESLGILTACYYYAYAGLQLPMGVIIDRYGPRRLLTGAALLCSVGTLIFASAESLVYAQIGRFMIGAGAAAVFLSTLKIISLWFSHNRFSILVSFTVMLGTLGAMCAGAPLTLLVDYLGWREALISISSVGALLAAFIWAVVRDRQKPLDDFDDIGPQDQLLSGLKKVLTCRQTWIIAFYGVCTYIVLSTFADLWNVSFLVQVYGFDQATAGLSTTIVYLGLAVGGPSFAYISERLSSRKIPMIMASIGALCGVSLAIYIVLPPFLLFFTMFFIGFFIGGKILCFPAACEINPPSASGVSVGFTNMFCMLSGVIFQPVIGSLLTERSSEVIVDGVAIYSAADYRYALTVVPICLIISLFLSLIMRETHPAHREGLAGVGEI comes from the coding sequence ATGAGTGCAAAACCAAAATTAGACGGACTAACAACCAACCAGCGTCAACAACTATATAGGGAATCACAAGTGCAAAAACCAATTGATGAACTAGAGGCACTCAATATCAAGCCATGGTTCATGTGGGTTCTTGCTGCAATGTTATACTGCTATCAGTTTGTGTTGCGTGTCTCTCCAGGTGTGATGGTGCCAGATCTTATGCGAGATTTTTCCGTAAATGCGGAATCTCTGGGCATCCTCACGGCTTGCTATTATTATGCCTACGCAGGGTTGCAACTGCCCATGGGGGTCATTATTGATCGCTACGGCCCCCGAAGGCTTTTGACAGGGGCGGCCCTATTGTGCTCTGTAGGGACACTCATATTTGCCTCTGCGGAATCCCTCGTTTACGCTCAAATTGGCCGTTTTATGATCGGGGCAGGGGCAGCAGCCGTCTTTTTAAGTACATTGAAAATCATTTCCCTTTGGTTTTCCCACAACCGATTTTCCATCCTAGTGAGCTTTACAGTCATGCTGGGCACCCTTGGCGCCATGTGTGCTGGCGCCCCCTTAACCCTGTTGGTTGACTATCTGGGCTGGAGAGAAGCCCTTATCAGTATTTCCAGCGTTGGTGCCCTTTTAGCGGCCTTTATATGGGCTGTTGTGCGGGATCGACAAAAGCCTTTAGATGACTTTGATGATATTGGGCCCCAAGATCAGCTTCTCTCTGGCCTTAAAAAAGTCCTTACCTGTCGTCAAACCTGGATTATAGCTTTTTACGGTGTTTGCACCTATATCGTCCTCTCTACTTTTGCGGATTTGTGGAATGTGTCCTTCCTTGTGCAGGTTTATGGCTTTGATCAGGCCACGGCAGGACTATCAACAACTATCGTATACCTAGGCCTTGCAGTAGGGGGGCCTTCATTTGCTTACATTTCGGAACGCCTCAGCAGCCGAAAGATTCCCATGATTATGGCTTCTATTGGAGCCCTTTGCGGTGTATCTTTGGCCATATACATAGTGCTGCCCCCATTTCTATTGTTTTTTACAATGTTTTTCATAGGCTTTTTTATAGGAGGTAAAATCCTCTGTTTCCCCGCAGCTTGTGAAATTAATCCCCCGTCAGCAAGTGGCGTAAGTGTGGGCTTTACCAATATGTTTTGCATGCTGAGCGGGGTCATTTTCCAACCGGTCATCGGATCCCTTTTAACAGAAAGATCCAGTGAAGTTATTGTTGATGGGGTTGCTATCTATTCGGCAGCAGACTATCGCTATGCCCTTACTGTGGTTCCCATCTGTTTAATCATTTCCCTATTCTTATCCCTGATTATGCGTGAAACCCATCCCGCCCACAGGGAAGGCCTCGCCGGCGTTGGCGAAATTTAG
- a CDS encoding helix-turn-helix domain-containing protein: MNEINPHRLLSRKEAAEFLGVKEITLAVWKSTKRYNLPVIKVGRLVKYRYADLLDFVERRTVTNLTDEEGMC, translated from the coding sequence ATGAATGAAATAAATCCACATAGACTCTTAAGTCGTAAAGAAGCCGCTGAATTTTTAGGCGTTAAGGAAATCACCCTTGCCGTCTGGAAATCAACGAAACGATATAACCTCCCCGTCATAAAGGTTGGGAGATTGGTCAAATACCGCTATGCAGATCTTCTAGATTTTGTCGAGAGGAGGACGGTGACTAATCTAACCGATGAAGAGGGAATGTGTTAA
- a CDS encoding SURF1 family protein: MNIYFKPLLWPTLICLVFFSFFIGLGTWQLKRLQWKEALIESREETLRSPPMHPKELDDIRQESAHKRPLQLKNKRLYLKGRLLNAPIYLLARPFQINKNYGKRTADSLDSEKSKSPTNEKAAKNLDSKSAKSINDNKPVEQLDGGRPALLKMSEERGSPPKGTVGKHLIMPLQLEDGRVILLNLGWVPRDFEDTSVLVANEYEGIAHIAYSEKPGHFVPDNMPNKNQWHWIEQNRISEAQNVPFSFPFYGEIALELIERKGNMPIPQGGASQLANNHLVYAVTWYSMALVLVVMWAVYHRSRRRLRLN; the protein is encoded by the coding sequence ATGAATATATATTTTAAGCCTCTGCTGTGGCCAACGCTCATCTGTCTTGTGTTTTTCTCCTTCTTTATTGGATTGGGAACCTGGCAGTTAAAACGCCTTCAATGGAAAGAAGCATTAATTGAGAGTAGGGAAGAGACCCTAAGATCACCCCCTATGCATCCAAAAGAACTCGACGATATAAGACAAGAAAGTGCACATAAACGCCCCCTGCAGCTCAAAAACAAACGCCTATACCTCAAAGGCAGGCTCCTAAATGCCCCCATATATTTATTAGCCCGCCCGTTTCAGATAAATAAAAACTATGGCAAAAGAACGGCAGACTCCCTTGACAGTGAAAAATCTAAGTCCCCCACTAATGAAAAAGCAGCAAAAAACCTCGATAGTAAAAGTGCTAAGTCCATCAACGACAATAAACCGGTGGAACAACTCGATGGTGGGCGTCCAGCTCTCCTTAAAATGTCGGAAGAGCGGGGGAGTCCCCCAAAGGGAACCGTAGGTAAACACTTGATAATGCCGCTACAACTAGAAGATGGTCGCGTTATCCTCTTAAACCTGGGCTGGGTTCCTCGTGATTTTGAGGATACATCGGTCTTAGTAGCAAACGAATATGAGGGAATTGCCCATATAGCATATTCTGAAAAGCCTGGCCACTTTGTACCAGATAATATGCCAAACAAAAATCAGTGGCATTGGATAGAACAAAATCGTATATCTGAGGCACAAAACGTTCCATTTTCCTTCCCATTTTATGGAGAAATTGCATTAGAACTTATTGAAAGAAAAGGAAACATGCCAATTCCCCAAGGGGGGGCTTCCCAATTAGCTAACAATCATCTAGTATACGCCGTAACTTGGTATTCCATGGCCCTGGTCCTTGTTGTTATGTGGGCGGTCTACCATAGAAGTCGCAGACGCTTAAGACTTAACTGA
- a CDS encoding MFS transporter, translating to MDKIKNFLSSFLGNPQNPVLIIFLLVFTLGFSLAMGFYWILLTEELYKRKFSTEHIAMVLTMGSIAFFVVGLFLQKLMRSFSYKKIYFFSALALCALIPGSVILEWNYLLFIFVFLIGIAVANINMLTDVLINRYADKKHLSTLLGLYTTVMAMGYGLGPSLVSVIPRGNHLPYLLCSTLILMTFIPVLFLKYKEIRSSEKTEKMSLNLIFLVPLALITAFFFGINDETISDLFPIYAEEKGYSRGGAGLLLTVLLMGGVFLPVFIGILADKFKRHWVLLACVTTLVLSFLIGHYMNVHVYVWGILLFLAGGTIASLDLLGFSLIAERLKGEELDGAVIGSSMIYSIGAIMGPLTAGLFMNGMGGVGLIWFIVIINLMFLGGIALFLKGHLMAKL from the coding sequence ATGGATAAAATAAAAAATTTCTTAAGTTCCTTTCTTGGAAATCCTCAAAACCCAGTTCTCATCATTTTCTTATTGGTTTTTACCCTGGGGTTCAGCCTGGCAATGGGATTCTATTGGATTCTTCTAACCGAAGAACTTTACAAGAGAAAATTTTCGACAGAACACATTGCCATGGTCTTAACAATGGGCAGTATAGCTTTTTTTGTTGTTGGACTTTTTTTGCAAAAGCTAATGAGGTCGTTCTCCTATAAAAAAATCTATTTCTTCTCTGCTTTGGCTCTTTGTGCTCTGATCCCGGGATCAGTCATATTAGAGTGGAATTACCTTTTGTTTATATTTGTGTTTCTGATTGGAATTGCGGTCGCAAATATAAACATGCTTACGGATGTTTTAATCAACCGATATGCCGATAAAAAACATCTGAGTACACTACTGGGGCTTTATACAACTGTCATGGCCATGGGATATGGATTGGGGCCTTCTCTTGTTTCTGTTATTCCCAGAGGGAACCATTTGCCCTATTTGCTTTGCAGCACTTTAATCCTCATGACCTTTATTCCTGTATTATTTTTAAAATATAAAGAAATAAGATCGAGCGAAAAAACTGAAAAAATGTCTTTGAATTTAATATTTCTCGTACCACTTGCCCTCATAACAGCCTTCTTTTTCGGCATAAACGATGAAACAATTTCAGATTTGTTTCCCATCTATGCGGAAGAGAAAGGTTATAGTCGGGGAGGGGCAGGCCTCCTTCTTACCGTTTTGTTGATGGGAGGCGTTTTTCTTCCCGTTTTCATTGGCATATTGGCGGACAAGTTTAAACGACACTGGGTGCTTTTAGCTTGTGTCACCACTTTAGTCCTTTCCTTCCTCATAGGACACTATATGAACGTCCATGTATATGTATGGGGCATTCTCCTCTTTCTCGCTGGTGGAACAATTGCATCCCTAGATTTGCTAGGATTTAGTCTCATAGCAGAACGCTTAAAAGGAGAAGAGCTAGATGGAGCCGTCATTGGCTCCTCCATGATATACAGTATCGGAGCCATCATGGGGCCCTTAACCGCGGGGCTCTTTATGAATGGTATGGGAGGCGTCGGACTCATTTGGTTTATAGTGATCATCAATCTTATGTTTCTTGGGGGAATTGCCCTTTTTCTCAAAGGCCATTTGATGGCGAAACTGTAG
- a CDS encoding DUF3987 domain-containing protein: MIPEPYRAWLVDIAERMQCPLDYVAVSAVVVTSSLIGAGCGIRPKRHDTWTVIPNLWGCIIGAPSTLKSPALKEIMKPLELLEAEAREIYEKDQQNYDIDIEAYKASREVIKKKMTKAASVSDASAMEFAKEELRSLQEPSAVVCKRYSTNDTTIEKMHELLSRNGRGLLLFRDELMGLLASWDKEGHESDRTFYLEAWNGYGSKTTDRIGRGTIHTKNLCISLLGSTQPTKLLNYFQRVLTGLENDGLLQRFQLLVYPDTHKKWSLVDRKPNDQADEKTSAIMVKLAQMNFTDYGGHVDEKSGIPYFHFDEGAQQIFYEWLTELECKLRSDNDEPILIEHLTKYRKLLPSLALIFHLINIASGKSPGAISVDCIERAAAWCDYLEAHARRIYESTLSPSYQAARNLARKIQAGAFRENFDVRDIYRKDWSLLKKREEVLSACDILIESGWIKENRILEKGKMIVRYLINPKILKRDLS; this comes from the coding sequence TTGATTCCTGAGCCTTATCGAGCTTGGCTGGTGGATATTGCAGAGCGCATGCAATGTCCTTTGGATTATGTTGCTGTGAGTGCAGTGGTTGTGACTTCGTCTCTTATAGGGGCCGGTTGTGGGATAAGACCCAAGCGCCATGATACTTGGACAGTCATTCCCAATCTTTGGGGGTGCATTATAGGTGCTCCTAGTACCTTAAAAAGCCCAGCACTTAAAGAGATTATGAAACCTCTCGAATTGTTAGAAGCTGAGGCTCGTGAGATTTATGAAAAAGATCAGCAGAACTACGATATAGATATTGAGGCTTACAAGGCGAGCCGAGAAGTCATTAAGAAAAAAATGACGAAAGCTGCAAGTGTCTCAGATGCGTCTGCAATGGAGTTTGCAAAAGAGGAATTGAGATCGCTACAAGAGCCATCAGCGGTAGTATGTAAACGCTATAGTACTAATGATACCACAATTGAAAAAATGCATGAGCTTTTGAGCCGAAATGGGCGAGGGCTTCTTTTGTTCCGAGATGAGCTTATGGGACTTTTAGCTAGTTGGGATAAAGAAGGGCACGAAAGCGATCGTACTTTTTATTTGGAAGCCTGGAACGGATATGGATCCAAAACAACGGATCGTATTGGGCGCGGAACGATCCATACGAAAAACCTTTGCATTTCCCTTCTTGGGAGCACCCAACCGACTAAGCTTTTAAATTATTTTCAACGTGTTTTGACAGGCCTTGAAAATGATGGCCTGCTACAACGCTTTCAACTCTTGGTTTATCCAGATACTCATAAGAAATGGAGCCTGGTAGATCGTAAACCCAACGATCAAGCAGATGAAAAGACTTCGGCCATTATGGTAAAGCTAGCGCAGATGAATTTTACCGATTATGGGGGGCACGTTGATGAAAAATCAGGAATTCCTTATTTTCATTTCGATGAAGGAGCGCAGCAAATCTTTTATGAGTGGCTCACTGAACTCGAGTGTAAGCTGCGCAGCGACAATGACGAACCAATTCTCATCGAGCACCTCACAAAATATAGAAAGCTTCTACCATCGTTAGCTCTTATTTTTCATCTTATCAATATAGCCAGTGGAAAATCTCCAGGAGCCATCAGTGTTGACTGTATCGAGCGCGCAGCAGCGTGGTGTGATTATTTAGAAGCTCACGCCCGTCGTATTTACGAGAGCACGCTAAGTCCCTCATATCAGGCAGCAAGGAATCTTGCGCGGAAAATTCAAGCTGGTGCATTTAGAGAAAATTTTGATGTGAGAGATATCTATCGGAAAGACTGGTCTCTCTTAAAGAAAAGGGAAGAAGTTCTTTCTGCTTGTGACATTCTCATTGAGAGTGGCTGGATTAAAGAAAATAGAATATTAGAAAAAGGAAAAATGATAGTTCGCTATCTCATCAATCCAAAAATTCTAAAGAGAGATCTATCATGA